One window from the genome of Candidatus Dormiibacterota bacterium encodes:
- the msrB gene encoding peptide-methionine (R)-S-oxide reductase MsrB, with product MKRAHFFTSLAAVAAAAAVPAGASEHYAVTHTDAQWKALLGSDRYYILRQNGTEPAFSSPLIGEKRPGLYHCAGCKLAVFTSKTKYDSGDGWPSFWDVLPGTTRTRADHELVEERTEVHCRRCGSHLGHIFDDGPAPTHLRYCIDGLALIFVPGAA from the coding sequence ATGAAGCGCGCACACTTTTTTACGAGCCTGGCTGCCGTTGCGGCCGCCGCCGCCGTGCCCGCCGGCGCGAGCGAGCACTATGCGGTAACGCACACGGACGCTCAATGGAAAGCGCTGCTCGGTAGCGATCGTTATTATATTCTGCGCCAAAACGGCACGGAGCCGGCATTTTCAAGTCCGCTGATCGGCGAAAAGCGGCCAGGGCTCTATCATTGCGCGGGCTGCAAGTTGGCGGTCTTTACGTCGAAGACCAAGTACGATAGCGGCGACGGGTGGCCGTCGTTCTGGGACGTTCTACCGGGAACCACGCGCACGCGCGCCGATCACGAACTCGTCGAGGAACGCACCGAGGTGCATTGCCGCCGATGCGGCAGCCATCTCGGCCACATCTTCGACGATGGGCCGGCTCCCACGCATCTGCGTTACTGCATCGACGGACTAGCGCTTATCTTCGTCCCGGGCGCCGCATAA
- the msrA gene encoding peptide-methionine (S)-S-oxide reductase MsrA, with protein MKQETATFAAGCFWGVEMTFRQIPGVLDAIVGYTGGHTQNPTYREVCSDTTGHAEAIEVTYDPAQVTYERLLEVFWQMHDPTQVNRQGPDIGTQYRSAIFTHSDEQARIARASRDRAQSDFGRPIATEIVPATQFYRAEEYHQRYFESHNVTCHVPVR; from the coding sequence ATGAAACAAGAAACCGCGACCTTCGCAGCCGGCTGCTTCTGGGGCGTCGAGATGACGTTCCGGCAGATTCCGGGCGTTTTGGATGCGATCGTCGGCTACACCGGCGGCCACACGCAAAATCCCACCTACCGCGAGGTTTGCTCCGACACCACCGGCCATGCCGAAGCGATCGAAGTTACCTACGACCCCGCGCAGGTCACCTACGAACGGCTGCTCGAGGTATTCTGGCAGATGCACGATCCAACGCAGGTGAATCGGCAAGGCCCGGACATCGGCACGCAGTATCGTTCCGCGATCTTCACCCATTCCGACGAGCAAGCGCGCATCGCTCGCGCGTCGCGCGATCGCGCGCAATCCGATTTTGGACGACCGATCGCAACCGAGATCGTCCCGGCAACGCAGTTCTATCGCGCCGAAGAGTACCATCAGCGCTACTTCGAGAGCCATAACGTGACGTGCCACGTGCCGGTCCGATGA